A window from Actinomycetota bacterium encodes these proteins:
- the disA gene encoding DNA integrity scanning diadenylate cyclase DisA yields the protein MPNGPYRSVGTLRPAATERTSVQPHRRDEQYRAVLAKLSPGTVLREAVQRVIAGHRGALIVIGMNSQVEPVISGGFDVDINCTAQRLSELAKMDGAIILSDDGERILRANVHLVPNPSISTDETGTRHRTAERVARQCKVPVISVSESMRIVTLYINSGKIVLEDVSSLLVRANQALATLERYRVRLDEGSASLSALEIEDNVTVRDVVQVLQRAEMVVRIAEEIEDYVVELGSEGRLIQLQLDELMSQVQDERALVVQDYLADRRRKLETVLDELSSLSTEELLELERIAKALAYDPDEVDQAVAPRGYRLLTKIPRVPDPVIEKLVKRFTNLQGVMAASLEDLDDVEGVGAARARSIKDGLARLAESTLLERYV from the coding sequence GTGCCGAACGGGCCTTACCGGTCGGTTGGTACGCTCCGCCCCGCGGCGACCGAGAGGACGAGCGTGCAGCCCCACCGGCGCGACGAGCAGTACCGCGCCGTGCTCGCCAAGCTGTCCCCGGGGACCGTGCTGCGCGAGGCCGTCCAACGGGTCATCGCTGGTCACCGCGGGGCGCTGATCGTCATCGGGATGAACTCGCAGGTCGAGCCGGTGATCTCCGGTGGCTTCGACGTGGACATCAACTGCACCGCGCAGCGCCTGTCCGAGCTGGCGAAGATGGACGGGGCGATCATCCTCTCCGACGACGGGGAGCGGATCCTGCGTGCCAACGTCCACCTGGTCCCCAACCCGTCGATCAGCACCGACGAGACCGGCACGCGCCACCGCACGGCCGAGCGCGTCGCCAGGCAGTGCAAGGTCCCGGTGATCTCGGTCAGCGAGTCGATGCGGATCGTGACCCTGTACATCAACAGCGGGAAGATCGTCCTGGAGGACGTTTCGTCGCTGCTGGTCCGGGCGAACCAGGCCCTGGCGACGCTGGAGCGGTACCGGGTTCGACTCGACGAGGGTTCCGCCTCGCTGTCAGCGCTCGAGATCGAGGACAACGTCACAGTCCGCGATGTCGTACAGGTCCTGCAGCGTGCCGAGATGGTGGTCCGCATCGCCGAGGAGATCGAGGACTACGTCGTCGAGCTCGGCAGCGAAGGTCGGCTGATCCAGCTGCAACTCGACGAACTGATGTCCCAGGTGCAAGACGAGCGCGCCCTGGTCGTGCAGGACTACCTGGCCGACCGGCGCCGCAAGCTCGAGACCGTCCTCGATGAGCTGTCTTCGCTGTCCACCGAGGAGCTCCTCGAGCTGGAACGGATCGCCAAGGCACTGGCCTACGACCCGGACGAGGTGGATCAGGCGGTGGCGCCCCGCGGCTACCGGCTGCTGACCAAGATTCCGCGGGTTCCCGACCCGGTGATCGAGAAGCTCGTCAAGCGCTTCACCAACCTGCAGGGCGTCATGGCCGCGAGCCTGGAGGACCTCGACGACGTCGAAGGAGTCGGTGCGGCACGGGCCCGGTCGATCAAGGACGGGCTGGCGCGCTTGGCCGAATCAACGCTTCTCGAACGCTACGTGTGA
- a CDS encoding TRAM domain-containing protein, producing the protein MVVVLGFTAGGFAVGPPVDQLLGPDVAPVDLTTTRLIASVLGALVGYVAGGVLGRGFLSGVDAAEARLRRVDAAVLISAVLGAAVAGLLAALLLTPVLVLPYKAVTVPAAITVAAIAMYVGGRLGAARGGDLLRFLGARGRIEVTTPTRGGITKLVDTSALIDGRILEVARGGFLEGTVVIPRFVLDELQRLADTEEPRRRRAGRRGLETLQRLQHEQVVGVEVTDDEVAQFADVDAKLAALARERRAALLTVDANLSRVAEISGVRVLNLHALAEALRPPVLPGDRIEIRINKPGREPGQGVGYLPDGTMVVVERARPHVGEQVTAEVASLLQNRNGRMVFATLQDR; encoded by the coding sequence TTGGTGGTCGTCCTGGGTTTCACCGCCGGCGGCTTCGCCGTCGGACCCCCCGTCGATCAGCTCCTTGGTCCCGATGTCGCGCCGGTGGATCTGACGACCACCCGCCTGATCGCGTCGGTCCTGGGCGCGCTGGTCGGCTACGTCGCCGGGGGGGTCCTCGGCCGTGGGTTCCTGTCCGGCGTCGACGCCGCCGAGGCCCGTCTGCGCCGTGTCGACGCGGCCGTGTTGATCTCGGCGGTGCTGGGTGCCGCCGTCGCCGGGCTGCTGGCTGCGCTGCTGCTCACGCCGGTCCTGGTCCTGCCCTACAAGGCGGTCACGGTGCCGGCGGCGATCACCGTCGCCGCGATCGCCATGTACGTCGGTGGGCGGCTGGGGGCTGCCCGCGGCGGTGACCTGCTGCGCTTCCTGGGCGCTCGCGGTCGCATCGAGGTCACCACGCCCACCCGCGGTGGCATCACCAAGCTCGTCGACACCTCGGCGCTGATCGACGGCCGGATCCTCGAGGTCGCCCGCGGTGGCTTCCTGGAGGGCACCGTGGTCATCCCGCGCTTCGTCCTCGACGAGCTGCAGCGCCTGGCCGACACCGAGGAGCCGCGGCGGCGACGGGCCGGCCGCCGCGGCCTCGAGACCCTGCAGCGCCTCCAACACGAACAGGTCGTCGGTGTGGAGGTCACAGACGACGAGGTCGCGCAGTTCGCCGACGTCGACGCCAAGCTCGCCGCGCTCGCCCGTGAGCGGCGCGCGGCGCTGCTGACCGTCGACGCGAACCTGTCCCGTGTCGCCGAGATCTCCGGCGTGCGGGTGCTGAACCTGCACGCGCTGGCCGAGGCTCTCCGCCCGCCCGTCCTGCCCGGCGACCGCATCGAGATCAGGATCAACAAGCCGGGTCGGGAACCGGGGCAGGGCGTCGGGTACCTGCCTGACGGCACGATGGTCGTCGTCGAGCGCGCCCGCCCGCACGTCGGAGAGCAGGTGACCGCGGAGGTCGCGTCGCTGTTGCAGAACCGCAACGGGCGCATGGTCTTCGCGACCCTGCAGGACCGGTGA
- a CDS encoding CarD family transcriptional regulator: MVFAVGDTVVYPHHGAAIIEKVETRELRGEKREYFVLRLTYGDLTVMVPQDSVEECGVRDVVTKKEVEKVLDILRQPEGKQAGNWSRRFKANYEKLRSGDIYQVAEVLRNLCTREKDKGLSAGEKRMLTKAKQILLSELAVAIKKDEEKAEELVNKTLAEAQG; the protein is encoded by the coding sequence ATGGTCTTCGCCGTCGGCGACACCGTCGTCTACCCCCACCACGGCGCCGCGATCATCGAGAAGGTGGAGACCCGCGAACTGAGAGGCGAGAAGCGCGAGTACTTCGTTCTCCGCCTGACCTACGGCGACCTGACCGTCATGGTCCCTCAGGACTCGGTCGAGGAGTGCGGTGTCCGCGACGTGGTGACCAAGAAGGAGGTCGAGAAGGTCCTCGACATCCTGCGCCAGCCCGAAGGCAAGCAGGCGGGCAACTGGTCGCGGCGGTTCAAGGCCAACTACGAAAAGCTCCGCTCGGGCGACATCTACCAGGTCGCCGAGGTCCTCCGTAACCTGTGCACACGGGAGAAGGACAAGGGCCTGTCAGCGGGAGAGAAGCGCATGCTGACCAAGGCCAAGCAGATCCTGCTGTCCGAGCTCGCCGTCGCGATCAAGAAGGACGAGGAGAAGGCCGAGGAGCTGGTCAACAAGACCCTCGCCGAGGCGCAGGGCTGA
- the ispF gene encoding 2-C-methyl-D-erythritol 2,4-cyclodiphosphate synthase, which translates to MRVGTGFDVHAFADDRSRPLVLAGIEIPGAPGLAGHSDADVVAHAFADALLGAAALGDLGSQFGVDDPALAGTSSLELLARVATQVAEVGWRISNLDCVVVAQRPPLATFRDAMRVRVATRLGLPHGDVSVKITSADRLGAVGRAEGIACLATCCLVRSGSDGAPPPV; encoded by the coding sequence GTGAGGGTCGGGACTGGCTTCGACGTGCACGCCTTCGCCGACGACCGCTCGCGACCGCTGGTGCTGGCCGGGATCGAGATCCCCGGCGCGCCTGGGCTGGCCGGCCACTCGGACGCCGACGTGGTCGCGCACGCGTTCGCCGACGCCCTGTTGGGCGCCGCGGCGCTGGGCGACCTGGGCAGCCAGTTCGGGGTCGACGATCCCGCCCTGGCCGGGACCTCGTCGCTGGAGCTGCTGGCCCGCGTCGCGACACAGGTCGCGGAGGTCGGCTGGCGCATCAGCAACCTCGACTGTGTGGTCGTGGCCCAGCGTCCGCCTCTGGCGACGTTCCGCGACGCGATGCGCGTCCGGGTGGCGACCCGACTGGGCCTGCCCCACGGTGACGTCTCGGTGAAGATCACCTCGGCCGACCGCCTCGGTGCGGTCGGCCGGGCCGAGGGGATCGCGTGCCTGGCCACGTGTTGCCTCGTCCGGTCGGGTTCGGACGGCGCCCCGCCCCCCGTTTAG
- the cysS gene encoding cysteine--tRNA ligase: MTINIHDTLERRKVPFQPRDDGRAAVYVCGPTVYGDPHIGHGRFAVVFDVFHRYLRYRGYDTTFVMNITDIDDKIIARAAHEGVSAFQIGDRYVRTWNRAMDALGVIPPDVQPRATGHVGEMQRLIQDLIDRGHAYVSDGNVLFRVRSFPGYGRLSRRRLEDAQQPADVAEVVKEDPTDFALWKAAKPGEPSWPSPWGEGRPGWHIECSAMAAKHLGHGFDVHGGGVDLIFPHHENEIAQHEAVYGPPFARYWMHNGMLEFAETKMSKSVGNVVGIDDALARWGRGPLRLWYVTSGYRSPLMFSEELIDEAENAFERIVTFVRNARAAADGVEPAREAGRRHVAAFEEALDDDLNLPGALAALHEAVNAGNEWFGRADAGERDAKAAVRGVAETVVRLGDDVLGLGIAETLRPAEALGRRFGPMVEELLRRRDAARSERDFATADAIRDLLGRAGITVEDRPTGPRWHIEPDTFRHDGAEPLAAEEQAAELPTAQI; the protein is encoded by the coding sequence ATGACGATCAACATCCACGACACGCTCGAACGCAGGAAGGTCCCCTTCCAACCGCGTGACGATGGCCGCGCGGCCGTGTACGTCTGCGGCCCCACCGTCTACGGCGACCCCCACATCGGTCACGGCCGCTTCGCGGTCGTGTTCGACGTCTTCCACCGCTACCTGCGCTACCGCGGCTACGACACCACGTTCGTGATGAACATCACCGACATCGACGACAAGATCATCGCGCGTGCCGCCCACGAAGGCGTGTCGGCCTTCCAGATCGGCGACCGATACGTACGGACCTGGAACCGGGCGATGGACGCGCTGGGCGTGATCCCCCCCGACGTGCAGCCACGCGCCACCGGCCACGTCGGGGAGATGCAGCGGCTGATCCAGGATCTCATCGACCGGGGTCACGCCTACGTCTCGGACGGCAACGTCCTGTTCCGGGTGCGGTCCTTCCCCGGGTACGGTCGGCTGTCACGGCGGCGGCTCGAGGACGCCCAGCAACCCGCCGACGTGGCCGAGGTCGTGAAGGAGGATCCCACGGACTTCGCGCTGTGGAAGGCCGCCAAGCCGGGCGAGCCGAGCTGGCCGTCGCCGTGGGGTGAAGGCCGGCCTGGCTGGCACATCGAGTGCTCGGCGATGGCCGCCAAGCACCTGGGGCACGGCTTCGACGTGCACGGCGGCGGGGTCGACCTGATCTTCCCCCACCACGAGAACGAGATCGCGCAGCACGAAGCGGTCTACGGGCCTCCGTTCGCCCGCTACTGGATGCACAACGGGATGCTGGAGTTCGCCGAGACCAAGATGTCCAAGAGCGTCGGGAACGTCGTCGGGATCGACGACGCGCTCGCCCGCTGGGGTCGTGGGCCGCTGCGACTGTGGTACGTGACGTCCGGGTACCGCAGCCCGCTGATGTTCAGCGAGGAGCTGATCGACGAGGCCGAGAACGCGTTCGAAAGGATCGTGACGTTCGTGCGGAACGCGCGGGCCGCGGCCGACGGCGTCGAGCCGGCCCGCGAGGCGGGGCGTCGGCACGTGGCCGCCTTCGAGGAGGCCCTCGACGACGACCTGAACCTACCCGGTGCGCTGGCTGCGCTGCACGAGGCGGTCAACGCGGGCAACGAGTGGTTCGGTCGGGCAGACGCCGGCGAACGCGACGCAAAGGCCGCGGTCCGCGGGGTGGCCGAGACCGTGGTCAGGTTGGGCGACGACGTCCTGGGGCTGGGCATCGCCGAGACGCTCCGGCCAGCCGAGGCACTCGGGCGCCGGTTCGGCCCGATGGTCGAGGAGCTCCTCCGGCGGCGCGACGCCGCCCGCTCCGAGCGCGACTTCGCGACGGCCGACGCGATCCGTGACCTGCTGGGACGGGCGGGCATCACCGTCGAGGACCGGCCGACAGGACCACGGTGGCACATCGAGCCGGACACCTTCCGCCACGATGGCGCGGAACCGCTCGCCGCTGAGGAGCAGGCCGCGGAGCTCCCCACCGCTCAGATCTGA
- the rlmB gene encoding 23S rRNA (guanosine(2251)-2'-O)-methyltransferase RlmB, whose amino-acid sequence MASRRAGRRPPRIVPGLHPVREVLRAGTDVAEIHIDPSRRQSPVLGEIRDLARRSGSAVVDSDRHQLDDLAGGVTHQGVVAVAAPYRYHDVDDVVAAVPPRQPPLLVALDGVTDPHNFGSVARTAEAVGAHGLLVPARRAVGVTPAAEKAAAGALAYLPVAQVTNLVRTLTALAVRPVWSVGLDTGGDLSIFDCELLAEPVVIVVGAEGRGLSRLVADTCDQLAAVPMRGRVASLNASVAAAVALYEARRRRG is encoded by the coding sequence ATGGCGTCGCGCCGGGCGGGGCGCCGGCCGCCGCGGATCGTGCCGGGCCTGCACCCGGTCCGTGAGGTACTGCGTGCAGGCACCGACGTGGCCGAGATCCACATCGACCCGTCCCGGCGCCAGTCACCCGTCCTGGGCGAGATCCGTGACCTGGCCCGACGGTCGGGGTCCGCGGTGGTCGACAGCGACCGCCATCAGCTCGACGACCTCGCTGGCGGCGTGACCCACCAGGGTGTGGTCGCGGTGGCGGCGCCCTACCGCTACCACGACGTGGACGACGTCGTGGCGGCGGTGCCGCCACGACAGCCGCCGCTGCTCGTCGCCCTCGACGGCGTCACCGACCCGCACAACTTCGGGTCGGTCGCCCGGACCGCCGAGGCGGTCGGGGCGCACGGCCTGCTGGTCCCTGCGCGCCGGGCGGTGGGGGTCACCCCCGCTGCCGAGAAGGCCGCGGCGGGAGCGCTCGCGTACCTCCCCGTCGCACAGGTGACCAACCTGGTCCGCACCCTGACCGCGCTGGCGGTGCGTCCGGTGTGGTCGGTCGGCCTCGACACGGGCGGAGACCTGTCCATCTTCGACTGCGAGCTGCTGGCTGAACCGGTCGTCATCGTCGTCGGGGCGGAAGGACGCGGCTTGAGCCGTCTGGTGGCCGACACATGTGACCAGCTGGCGGCTGTGCCGATGCGTGGCCGGGTCGCGTCGCTCAACGCCTCGGTCGCGGCAGCCGTGGCGCTGTACGAAGCGCGGCGACGCAGGGGATGA
- the ispD gene encoding 2-C-methyl-D-erythritol 4-phosphate cytidylyltransferase, which yields MAPVSEVTAVVVAAGRGQRLADAGAGRPKALVEVDGRPLLDLTLTTLRAVRAITAVVVVHPPGAGSDFRAVAGSDVALVAGGTSRSASVRRGVEALVPGSELVAIHDAARPLVPPAVIADAVEAVTGDVVAAAPGLPVTDTLKRVGAGGDVLATVGRGGLWAVHTPQVIRRDVLETTLDWARGRDATDDLSLVEEAIAAGAVGGRVRLVRGDPRDLKVTHPEDLLVAVAIVRGTRP from the coding sequence GTGGCACCGGTGAGCGAGGTCACCGCGGTCGTGGTCGCGGCCGGCCGCGGGCAGCGACTCGCTGACGCCGGCGCCGGTCGGCCCAAGGCGCTGGTCGAGGTCGACGGACGGCCGCTCCTCGATCTCACGCTCACCACCCTGCGGGCGGTCCGGGCCATCACCGCCGTCGTGGTGGTGCACCCACCGGGCGCCGGATCCGATTTCCGCGCCGTCGCCGGCAGCGACGTCGCCCTGGTCGCGGGTGGTACCAGCCGGTCAGCCAGCGTCCGTCGCGGGGTGGAGGCGCTGGTGCCGGGCAGCGAGCTGGTGGCCATCCACGACGCCGCCCGCCCGCTGGTCCCCCCGGCCGTCATCGCCGACGCGGTCGAGGCCGTGACCGGCGACGTGGTGGCGGCGGCTCCCGGTCTGCCGGTGACCGACACCTTGAAGCGGGTGGGCGCCGGCGGCGACGTGCTCGCCACGGTCGGGCGGGGCGGCCTGTGGGCGGTCCACACCCCGCAGGTGATCCGCCGCGACGTCCTGGAAACCACGCTCGACTGGGCGCGCGGTCGCGACGCCACCGACGACCTGTCCTTGGTCGAGGAAGCCATCGCCGCCGGTGCCGTGGGCGGCCGGGTTCGGCTGGTGCGGGGCGACCCGCGCGACCTGAAGGTCACCCACCCCGAGGATCTGCTGGTCGCCGTCGCGATCGTTCGTGGGACCCGCCCGTGA